In a genomic window of Nodosilinea sp. E11:
- the speE gene encoding polyamine aminopropyltransferase produces the protein MNSLGRHILVEFFGCSADILNDVPLIESSMVGAAADAGATVISSVFHHFSPFGVSGVVVIQESHLAIHTWPEYRYAAVDLFTCGDTVNPWISFDKLKVAFKADYGSALEMNRGQLELLERIDVDLGELRDEITNKLITPKQSRSVWFTDKNDDIALSIRHKGDRVFREKSPYQTVEIFDTFAYGKMLTIDNMVMCSEKDENAYHEMIIHVPMLLNPSFKDVLVIGGGDGGSVREILRHPQVENVTMVEIDEAVVRASKEFLPSLSGALEDPKLDLRIEDGIAFVANAPDASYDLIVIDSSDPVGPSEGLFSTAFYEQVYRCLKPGGAIAAQSESPRFNQHAFVDIHHCLKGIFGDDNVFCYLAFIPTYPTGMWSFNYATKGAAHPLEGMNAAKSEAFAAEHGLQYYNVGMHQAAFALPTFVQTMLKG, from the coding sequence ATGAATTCGTTGGGACGACATATTTTAGTTGAGTTTTTTGGCTGTTCTGCCGATATTCTCAACGATGTGCCGCTGATTGAGAGCAGCATGGTGGGGGCTGCTGCCGATGCTGGGGCGACGGTAATTAGTTCAGTGTTTCACCACTTCTCGCCCTTTGGCGTGTCGGGGGTGGTGGTCATTCAAGAGAGCCACTTGGCGATTCACACCTGGCCTGAGTATCGCTACGCCGCCGTAGACCTGTTTACCTGCGGCGACACTGTTAACCCCTGGATTTCGTTTGACAAGCTCAAGGTGGCCTTTAAAGCCGACTACGGCTCGGCCCTAGAGATGAACCGAGGCCAGCTCGAACTGCTAGAGCGCATTGATGTCGACCTAGGCGAACTGCGAGACGAGATCACCAACAAGCTGATCACCCCTAAGCAGAGCCGCAGCGTTTGGTTTACCGACAAAAACGACGACATTGCGCTGTCGATTCGCCACAAGGGCGATCGCGTCTTCCGCGAAAAATCGCCCTACCAAACCGTCGAAATTTTTGACACCTTTGCCTACGGCAAAATGCTCACCATCGACAACATGGTGATGTGCAGCGAAAAGGATGAAAATGCTTACCACGAGATGATCATCCACGTGCCCATGCTGCTCAACCCCAGCTTCAAAGACGTGCTGGTGATCGGTGGCGGCGACGGCGGCAGCGTGCGCGAAATTTTGCGCCACCCCCAAGTCGAAAACGTCACCATGGTCGAAATTGACGAAGCGGTGGTGCGGGCTTCAAAGGAGTTTTTGCCCTCGCTATCCGGCGCGCTCGAAGACCCCAAGCTCGACCTGCGGATCGAAGACGGTATTGCCTTTGTGGCCAACGCTCCCGACGCTAGCTACGATCTAATTGTGATCGATTCGTCTGACCCGGTGGGGCCGTCGGAGGGGCTGTTTAGCACCGCCTTTTACGAGCAGGTGTATCGCTGCTTGAAGCCGGGCGGCGCGATCGCGGCCCAGAGCGAGTCACCCCGGTTTAACCAGCATGCCTTTGTGGATATTCACCACTGCCTCAAGGGTATCTTTGGTGACGATAATGTGTTCTGCTACCTGGCGTTTATTCCCACCTACCCCACGGGTATGTGGAGCTTTAACTACGCCACCAAGGGTGCGGCTCACCCACTGGAGGGGATGAATGCAGCGAAATCGG